The genomic stretch CGTAAATATTTGGCGATCAGATTTTGCCCTGCATCCCAACGTGCAAACTCATTTTGAGCGTTAACCATCAGGAACATTAACTCTTGATCTGAATGATCATAAGTGAGTTTTATTGGCGCTGAAAATTCACGTAGCAAAGAAATAATCGGTTGCTCGCTAACATTTTCAAACACAAAACTTTGTTGATCTTGTTTAAAATCCAATACGTTATCACATGGCGAACCTTGTATTTGCAATGGAATAATTTGACCATCAGCTTGATACAATTCGACATTCATTGGAATATGCAGCGCTTGCTTTTGGGGTTGATCTTGCGTTGCTGGCGTGTGTTGTTCAAGTTGTAGCGTAAAGGTTTGCTTGTCTGGATTATATTGAGTGGTTGCAGTGACATTTGGCGTACCCGATTGGCTATACCATAATCGGAATTGGCTTAAATCCACACCCGAAGCCTCTTCCATTGCCGCGACAAAATCATCACAGGTTGCCGCCGTTCCATCATGACGTTCCACATACAGTTGGATGCCTTGTTGGAATTTCTCTTCGCCTAACAATGTGTGGATCATACGGATCACTTCACTGCCCTTTTCATACACAGTTAATGTATAGAAGTTATTCATTTCTATGACTTTTTCAGGGCGAATTGGGTGCGACATTGGGCTTGAATCTTCGGCAAATTGTGGGCCCCGAATAATGCGTACATTGTTAATACGGTTGACCGCGCGCGAGCCTAAATCAGAAGAAAATTCTTGATCACGAAAAACCGTTAAGCCTTCTTTCAAACTTAATTGGAACCAGTCACGACAAGTAATACGATTTCCGGTCCAGTTATGGAAGTATTCATGCCCAATGACCGCTTCAATGCCTAAATAATCGGCATCGGTTGCAGTTTGATCATTGGCGAGTACATATTTGGAGTTAAACACGTTTAACCCTTTGTTTTCCATTGCGCCCATATTGAAAAAATCAACTGCTACGATCATGTAGATATCTAAATCGTAAGCCAGTCCAAAACGTTGTTCGTCCCACTTCATGGCATTGATAAGTGATGCCATTGCATGAGGGGCGCGATCTAAATTGCCTTGATCAACGAAGATCTCAAGATCGACTTTTCGACCGGTTTTAGTGGTGAATTGATCGCGTAATACATCAAATTGTCCTGCCACTAAAGCAAATAGATAAGAAGGTTTTGGGTGTGGGTCTTGCCATTTAACCCAATGACGACCTTGCTCTAAATCACCGCTATCAATTCGGTTACCATTACTCAATAAGTATGGATTTTCCGCTTTATCAGCGATCACTGTGGTGGTGTATTTGGCTAACACATCTGGGCGATCAAGGAAGTAAGTAATGCGTCTGAATCCTTCCGCTTCACATTGAGTACAAAATGCGCCGCCCGATTTATATAAACCTTCTAATGCGGTATTAGCCGATGGATTAGTTTTGGTTTCAATGGTTAAGGTGAAATTGTCAGGCAGATTATTGATGGTTAGGTTTGTTTTGCTTCGTTGGTAATCTTGCCATTTTATGTCATCAACTTTAACGCCCACCAATTCCATGTGTTCACCATCTAAAGTCAGGCTATTGCAGGTGCCAAGTTTGATCACTTTAGATACCGCAATAACCGTGGTGCTGTCATCAAACAGATCAAAGGTTAAATCAAGATCGGTAATGGTAAATTCTGGAGAGGTGTAATCGTTACGAAATTTTGCTTGAGGCAGCTGGCTCATTATTCTTCCTTTTGAGTAGTTTCCATGCGTCTGAACCTTGTTAAATGATCACAAAAAAGTCAAATGTTCACAAACAGAGTGGCGCAATATTGAATCGGATAATTCTAACCCTTTTACCCGTAATCACCTTGAAGGCCATCACAGATAGGCTGATAAAAGTTAGATTTATTGCTACTTCCATTCTTGCATAATTGTTTGCTTATTCCCAGATTCACAGCAGTAAAAGTATGCTAATTGGCCAACAGATAAAATATTCGCTTGGCTGAGGATATTTTAATTATCGATCCTGCTACTCATCATCTCGTTGAAAGGCAATGTACATATCAAGATCATTACTCGACAAGATCAATTGCTTGGCTTGCAGACTAAATTGTGAGGTTTGTTCACCATCTTGAAAAATAAACGAAATATTATTATCTTCAATGTAATACACCCCTTCACGGGATTTTATCGTTCCATCTTGAGTCATGGAATGAATGGAGAAATAAAAATTGGGCTCTAACTGCAAGGTAATATGACTGAGTTGACTCGAAGCAACATCAACCCCACGAATGTAAGTGCTTTGCCAATAACCCGATAAATGAGCAGGGAGTAATTTAGTAAAAGCGACACCATTGAGTAGTAGTTTATGCGGATTGACTCGATAACTATAAATTTGTGGATCATGCGAATTCGGTCCTAATGTCAGCACCCCATCATCGACGGTAAAATCCCCTTGCCAACTATCGACTGATTTATCCTTACGTTTAATCGCGATGCTAAAGCGATAATTCGATTCAAGTTGCAAACGAATATAAAGAAAATCATCTGGCAACTCGTCTGGCATTGGATTTAACACAACCCATTGCCCAATCAAAAATGGATTTTCAAATAAGAACATGTCCATTTTCTTTGGCGCATCAACAGTGGCAGCACCTAAACTGAGCGAACATAAAAGGATCATCATACTTTTCAACATACGCCTATCACTACCAAATTTAAACACGGTAGTTAAAGTTTAGGCTATGTGATTTAACTCGCAAATTTGTTTGAACTACAATTTTTTTGACGCATAAAAAAACGAAGCCGGTGAAAATTCACTGAGGGCTTCGTTTCTATTTTACTTATTTTGATCGATGAGAAAAAGTTAACTGTTACTCATATCGGCAGTTATCGCTACCGCTTCATCAAGATAAGCATCGGGAGCTTCGTAATCTTTAGGAACATCTTCTAATGTTTTAAACGTTGGTTTACCCGCCGCTTTTTCACGTACATTAATACGATCCAGTTTTAGTTGATCTTCTTTATCCGACTCTTGCTCGCGGAATTTTTCATTTAAAGAGATGGTGGTATCGTCTTTTTCAGCCTGATACTTTTTAATGTCTTCTTTAATGAAAGTAAATTCACGATCATTGGCAATACGCGCTTTATGTTCAGCGATAAGTTTGGTCACCAGCGATTGTTCATCACTTGGCGTCACCACAGTTTCATAATTTGCTTTTGCAATTTGATCCCACGGCAAGGCATTATCTTCAACACTTTCACCGGTATCTTCAGGTAAAACGGCGGCTGGGAACGCAATGTCCGGTGCTACGCCTTTACGCTGAGTACTGCCACCACTGATGCGGTAGAATTTTTGAATAGTGTATTGAACAAAACCTAATGGCTTATCAAAGTTATCATAGATATGCGTTAATGAGCGATGCTGTTGAACCGTACCTTTGCCGTAAGAGTTTTCACCGACAATAACGGCGCGATCGTAATCTTGCATTGCGGCGGCAAAAATCTCTGACGCTGAGGCGCTGTAACGGTTAATTAATACCGTCATTGGGCCATCATAGTTTTCGATACCGTCATTATCACTGTCTACATTAACTCGGTCATAACTATCACGCAC from Vibrio algicola encodes the following:
- the pepN gene encoding aminopeptidase N, producing the protein MSQLPQAKFRNDYTSPEFTITDLDLTFDLFDDSTTVIAVSKVIKLGTCNSLTLDGEHMELVGVKVDDIKWQDYQRSKTNLTINNLPDNFTLTIETKTNPSANTALEGLYKSGGAFCTQCEAEGFRRITYFLDRPDVLAKYTTTVIADKAENPYLLSNGNRIDSGDLEQGRHWVKWQDPHPKPSYLFALVAGQFDVLRDQFTTKTGRKVDLEIFVDQGNLDRAPHAMASLINAMKWDEQRFGLAYDLDIYMIVAVDFFNMGAMENKGLNVFNSKYVLANDQTATDADYLGIEAVIGHEYFHNWTGNRITCRDWFQLSLKEGLTVFRDQEFSSDLGSRAVNRINNVRIIRGPQFAEDSSPMSHPIRPEKVIEMNNFYTLTVYEKGSEVIRMIHTLLGEEKFQQGIQLYVERHDGTAATCDDFVAAMEEASGVDLSQFRLWYSQSGTPNVTATTQYNPDKQTFTLQLEQHTPATQDQPQKQALHIPMNVELYQADGQIIPLQIQGSPCDNVLDFKQDQQSFVFENVSEQPIISLLREFSAPIKLTYDHSDQELMFLMVNAQNEFARWDAGQNLIAKYLRTNIAAYQQNQAFELNDNVIDAFRGVILSAELEPAFIAEMLTLPSQNEVAGWYKPVDVDAINAALGFIKQTLAVELIDELTATYHSLKQSEYTIEHAAIGQRSLRNVCLSYLATTDIGESLVCQQFESANNMTDTMAAMSAANQAQLTCREALMKTFSDKWSHDGLVMDKWFMLQGTNPAKDALSMIRTTMDHSAFSLKNPNRTRSLVGAFFNNNPVNFHAVDGSGYQFATEILLFLNESNPQVASRMIDPLLKYRQFDETRQQLIRTELEKVSKLDNLAKDLFEKITKALEA